In Arvicola amphibius chromosome 13, mArvAmp1.2, whole genome shotgun sequence, a genomic segment contains:
- the LOC119799889 gene encoding olfactory receptor 4L1-like: MDYENVSSVTEFILVGFSGDWELQLFFFVTFSLIYGATVVGNSLIIATVTANSTLRSPMYFLLGNLSFLDMCITTVTTPKMIRNLLAEHKSITVWGCMAQMFFMHLFGGAEMTLLIVMAFDRYVAICKPLHYRTIMSHRLLHASVLLSWTIGFIHTMSQMVLIVNLPFCGHNIVNNIFCDLPLVIKLACIETNTLELFVIADSGLLSFICFILLLISYTVILVTVKHKSPGRLSKALSTLSAHIMVVTLFFGPCIFIYAWPFGSFTSNKVFGVFYTVITPVLNPVIYTLRNQEMKKAMRKLWIQQVSFI, from the coding sequence ATGGATTATGAAAATGTATCGTCTGTGACAGAATTTATTTTAGTGGGATTTTCAGGAGATTGGGAGCTTcagcttttcttctttgtgacattttctttaatttatggtGCAACTGTGGTGGGCAACAGTCTCATTATAGCCACAGTGACAGCTAATTCTACGCTTCGTTCTCCTATGTACTTTCTTCTCGGAAACCTTTCTTTTCTGGACATGTGTATTACTACTGTCACAACACCCAAGATGATAAGAAACTTGCTTGCAGAACACAAGAGCATCACTGTATGGGGATGCATGGCCCAAATGTTCTTCATGCACCTCTTTGGGGGTGCTGAAATGACACTTTTGATAGTCATGGCCTTTGATAGATATGTGGCCATATGCAAACCCTTGCACTACAGGACAATTATGAGTCACAGGTTGCTGCATGCATCTGTATTACTTTCCTGGACAATTGGTTTCATACACACCATGAGTCAGATGGTATTGATAGTGAATTTGCCTTTCTGTGGCCACAATATTGTAAATAACATATTTTGTGATCTCCCCCTGGTAATCAAGCTTGCTTGTATTGAAACAAACACTCTGGAGTTATTTGTCATTGCTGACAGTGGGCTGCTGTCTTTTATATGTTTCATCCTCTTGCTTATTTCTTACACTGTCATTCTGGTCACTGTAAAGCACAAATCACCTGGCAGGCTTTCCAAGGCTCTGTCCACATTGTCTGCCCACATAATGGTGGTCACTCTGTTCTTTGGACCCTGTATCTTCATCTATGCCTGGCCATTTGGTAGTTTTACAAGCAATAAGGTGTTTGGTGTATTTTATACTGTTATCACTCCTGTACTGAATCCTGTTATTTACACACTGAGAAATCAGGAAATGAAAAAAGCTATGAGAAAATTATGGATCCAACAAGTTAGCTTTATTTAG